One part of the Arabidopsis thaliana chromosome 1 sequence genome encodes these proteins:
- a CDS encoding FAD-binding Berberine family protein (FAD-binding Berberine family protein; FUNCTIONS IN: electron carrier activity, oxidoreductase activity, FAD binding, catalytic activity; LOCATED IN: endomembrane system; EXPRESSED IN: stem, stamen; EXPRESSED DURING: 4 anthesis; CONTAINS InterPro DOMAIN/s: FAD-binding, type 2 (InterPro:IPR016166), Berberine/berberine-like (InterPro:IPR012951), FAD linked oxidase, N-terminal (InterPro:IPR006094); BEST Arabidopsis thaliana protein match is: FAD-binding Berberine family protein (TAIR:AT1G26380.1); Has 4265 Blast hits to 4053 proteins in 603 species: Archae - 34; Bacteria - 1861; Metazoa - 0; Fungi - 1585; Plants - 662; Viruses - 0; Other Eukaryotes - 123 (source: NCBI BLink).): protein MKEALSILCLALLVSVSEAEVTKPNSENFIECLRYRTSSENPITDSISIADNTTTFLSSYLSYTKNKRYSSPNFKKLLAIVAAKHVSHVQATVVCAKTNGIQLRIRSGGHDLEGLSYRSSVPFVILDMFNLRSITVNVLSKKAWVQAGATLGELYVKINEASQTLAFPAGVCPTVGVGGHISGGGYGNLMRKFGITVDHVSDAQLIDVNGKLLNRASMGEDLFWAIRGGGGASFGVILSWKINLVKVPKILTVFKVNKTLEQGGTDVLYKWQLVATKFPEDLFMRAWPQIINGAERGDRTIAVVFYAQFLGPADKLLAIMNQRLPELGLRREDCHEMSWFNTTLFWADYPAGTPKSVLLDRPTNPGFFKSKSDYVKKPIPKEGLEKLWKTMFKFNNIVWMQFNPYGGVMDQIPSTATAFPHRKGNMFKVQYSTTWLAANATEISLSMMKELYKVAEPYVSSNPREAFFNYRDIDIGSNPSDETNVDEAKIYGYKYFLGNLKRLMQVKAKYDPENFFKNEQSIPPVRVIE, encoded by the coding sequence atgaaagaagcACTTTCTATTTTGTGTCTTGCTCTTTTGGTTTCGGTTTCAGAAGCAGaagtaacaaaaccaaattctgaaaatttcATTGAATGCCTTCGCTATCGGACAAGTTCGGAGAATCCAATCACCGATTCCATCTCCATTGCCGATAACACCACCACCTTCTTGTCTTCTTACTTGTCCTACACGAAAAACAAGAGGTACTCGAGCCCTAACTTCAAAAAATTACTAGCCATCGTAGCGGCGAAACATGTATCTCATGTTCAGGCAACAGTGGTCTGCGCAAAGACCAATGGTATACAACTGCGTATCCGAAGCGGCGGTCATGACCTCGAAGGCCTTTCTTACAGGTCGTCTGTGCCATTTGTCATTCTCGATATGTTCAATCTCAGATCTATTACTGTTAACGTATTGAGCAAGAAAGCATGGGTTCAAGCTGGTGCAACCTTGGGAGAGCTATACGTAAAGATTAACGAGGCAAGCCAAACGCTAGCATTTCCAGCTGGCGTTTGCCCTACTGTAGGAGTAGGAGGGCACATAAGCGGTGGAGGGTATGGAAATCTGATGAGAAAATTCGGAATCACAGTGGATCATGTCAGTGATGCTCAATTAATTGATGTCAACGGCAAGCTCTTGAATCGAGCTAGCATGGGAGAAGATCTCTTTTGGGCCATCCGTGGCGGTGGTGGAGCGAGTTTTGGAGTTATCCTCTCTTGGAAAATCAACCTCGTCAAGGTTCCAAAGATCCTGACAGTGTTTAAGGTTAATAAAACATTGGAACAAGGAGGCACTGATGTTCTCTACAAGTGGCAGCTTGTCGCTACCAAGTTCCCTGAAGATCTTTTCATGAGAGCATGGCCTCAGATCATAAATGGAGCAGAACGTGGCGATAGAACCATCGCAGTTGTATTCTATGCTCAGTTCTTGGGTCCAGCTGATAAGCTGTTGGCGATAATGAACCAGCGCTTGCCTGAATTAGGGCTAAGACGTGAAGATTGTCACGAAATGAGCTGGTTTAACACGACGTTGTTTTGGGCCGATTACCCTGCAGGTACACCGAAGAGCGTTCTTCTAGATAGGCCAACGAATCCAGGATTCTTTAAGAGCAAATCAGATTATGTCAAAAAACCAATCCCAAAAGAAGGATTAGAGAAGCTTTGGAAGACAATGTTTAAGTTCAACAATATTGTGTGGATGCAATTCAACCCTTATGGTGGAGTGATGGACCAGATTCCGTCGACCGCTACAGCATTTCCTCATCGTAAAGGAAACATGTTCAAGGTTCAATACTCTACAACATGGTTGGCTGCAAACGCCACAGAGATTAGCCTAAGTATGATGAAGGAGCTTTACAAGGTTGCGGAACCGTACGTGTCAAGTAACCCGAGAGAGGCATTCTTTAATTACAGAGACATCGATATTGGCAGTAATCCGAGTGATGAGACAAATGTGGATGAGGCAAAGATCTATGGATACAAGTATTTCTTGGGGAATTTGAAGAGACTCATGCAAGTCAAAGCTAAATATGATCCTGAGAATTTCTTCAAGAACGAGCAGAGTATTCCTCCTGTTCGTGTAATAGAGTAA
- a CDS encoding FAD-binding Berberine family protein (FAD-binding Berberine family protein; FUNCTIONS IN: electron carrier activity, oxidoreductase activity, FAD binding, catalytic activity; LOCATED IN: cellular_component unknown; CONTAINS InterPro DOMAIN/s: FAD-binding, type 2 (InterPro:IPR016166), Berberine/berberine-like (InterPro:IPR012951), FAD linked oxidase, N-terminal (InterPro:IPR006094); BEST Arabidopsis thaliana protein match is: FAD-binding Berberine family protein (TAIR:AT1G26420.1); Has 4489 Blast hits to 4292 proteins in 637 species: Archae - 40; Bacteria - 1906; Metazoa - 5; Fungi - 1692; Plants - 699; Viruses - 0; Other Eukaryotes - 147 (source: NCBI BLink).): protein MKEAFVFLLCLTNKFPKKFNSCSKKKETLYVLGLVLLVSFIEAPVTKPNFGKFIECLRDRTTPENPITDVISIADNSTTFLSSYVSYTKNKRFSSPNFKKLLAIIAAKHVSHVQATVVCAKSNGIQLRIRSGGHDNEGFSYMSSVPFVILDMHNLRSIDVNLSRKNAWVQAGATLGELYVKINEASQTLAFPAGVCPTVGAGGHISGGGFGNLMRKFGITVDHVIDAQIIDVNGKLLNRAAMGEDLFWAIRGGGSSFGVILSWKINLVEVPKILTVFKVNKTLEQGGTDILYKWQLVANKLPDSLFITAWPRTVNGPKPGERTVAVVFYAQFLGPTDKLMEIMDQSFPELGLGREDCHEMSWLNTTLFWANYPAGTPKSILLDRPPTNSVSFKSKSDFVKKPIPKKGLEKLWKTMFKFNSSVSLQFNPYGGVMDRIPATATAFPHRKGNLFKVQYSTMWFDANATESSLAMMNELFEVAEPYVSSNPREAFFNFRDIDIGSNPSGETNVDEAKIYGSKYFLGNLKRLMDVKAKYDPDNFFKNEQSIPPVRVK from the coding sequence atgaaagaagcatttgttttccttctttgCTTGACCAACAAGTTTCCAAAGAAGTTTAATAGTTgctcaaaaaagaaagaaacacttTATGTTTTGggtcttgttcttcttgtttcgTTTATAGAAGCACCAgtgacaaaaccaaattttggaAAGTTCATCGAATGCCTACGCGATCGGACTACTCCGGAGAATCCAATCACCGATGTCATCTCCATCGCCGATAATTCCACCACCTTCTTGTCTTCTTACGTGTCATACACGAAAAACAAGAGGTTCTCGAGCCCTAACTTCAAAAAACTACTAGCCATCATAGCGGCGAAACATGTATCTCATGTTCAGGCCACGGTAGTCTGCGCAAAGTCCAATGGTATCCAGCTCCGTATCCGAAGCGGTGGTCATGACAACGAGGGTTTTTCTTACATGTCGTCTGTGCCATTTGTCATTCTCGATATGCACAATCTGAGGTCTATTGATGTCAACTTGTCGAGAAAGAACGCATGGGTTCAAGCTGGTGCGACATTGGGAGAGCTCTACGTAAAGATCAATGAGGCAAGCCAAACGCTAGCGTTCCCGGCTGGCGTGTGCCCTACGGTAGGAGCAGGGGGACACATAAGCGGTGGAGGGTTTGGAAATCTGATGAGAAAATTCGGAATCACAGTAGATCATGTCATTGACGCACAAATCATTGATGTCAATGGCAAGCTCTTGAATCGAGCTGCCATGGGAGAAGATCTCTTTTGGGCGATTCGCGGTGGTGGTTCAAGTTTTGGAGTTATTCTATCTTGGAAAATCAACCTCGTGGAGGTTCCAAAGATCCTGACAGTGTTTAAGGTTAACAAAACATTAGAACAAGGAGGCACTGATATTCTTTACAAGTGGCAGCTTGTCGCTAATAAACTACCTGATAGTCTTTTCATAACAGCATGGCCTAGGACCGTAAATGGACCAAAACCCGGCGAGAGAACCGTCGCGGTTGTATTCTATGCTCAGTTCTTGGGTCCAACAGATAAGCTGATGGAGATAATGGACCAGAGCTTCCCTGAATTAGGGTTAGGACGTGAAGATTGCCACGAAATGAGCTGGCTTAACACAACGTTGTTTTGGGCCAATTACCCGGCGGGTACACCCAAGAGCATCCTTCTAGATAGGCCTCCGACGAATTCAGTGTCATTTAAGAGTAAATCGGATTTTGTCAAAAAACCAATACCCAAAAAAGGTTTAGAGAAGCTTTGGAAGACAATGTTTAAATTCAACAGTAGCGTCTCGTTGCAATTCAACCCTTACGGTGGAGTGATGGACCGGATTCCGGCAACGGCCACCGCTTTTCCTCATCGGAAAGGAAACTTGTTCAAGGTTCAATACTCTACGATGTGGTTTGACGCAAACGCCACAGAGAGTAGCCTGGCTATGATGAATGAGCTTTTTGAGGTGGCGGAACCGTACGTGTCAAGTAACCCGAGAGAGGCCTTCTTTAATTTCAGAGACATCGATATTGGAAGCAATCCAAGTGGTGAGACAAACGTGGATGAAGCTAAGATCTACGGATCCAAGTATTTCTTGGGGAATTTGAAGAGATTGATGGATGTTAAAGCTAAGTATGATCCTGATAATTTCTTCAAGAACGAGCAGAGTATTCCTCCGGTTCGTGTAAAGTAG